The Pseudodesulfovibrio cashew genomic sequence CCGCCGTCAACGGACTGCTGTCCGTGGCGCGGTAGGCCTGGATACTGGCGCCTCGGGAGGGCCGAGGGGGAATTCCTCCAGGGCGGTGTAGCTGGCTCCCTCTTCGGAAAGCTCGCTCTGCCACAGGGTGAACCTGTCCACCGTGAAGCTCGGCCAGACGCCCCTGCACAGGAGCAGGGCGGATTCCCAGTCGTCGTTGCGGTTTTCCTTGATCCGGCCCAGCGTGATGTGGCTGGTGAAGGGCTGCTCTTCCGGCGCGAAGCCGATGGGCGTGATGGCCGCCGTGACGGATGCCGCCAGGTCGGCGCACGCCCGCGCTCCCTTCATGATGCCCGTCCACAGGACGCGCGGTTTTTTCGCATTGGGGAAATAGCCGCAGCCTCCCGCCCGGAGCGAAAACGAAGGATAGCCCACGGTGGACAGGAGCGTCTTGACCCTGGGGAGGGCCTCTTTGTCCACATGGCCGAGAAAGGCGAGGGTGATGTGCGCGTTGCCGCGCGGGGTCCACTTGATCCGGGAGGCCAGCTTCCGGTCGAGGAGCCTGGCCAGTTTTTCCGCTTTGTCGTGATAGGATTCCGGCAGCGGAATGCCGATGAAGAGTCGCATGGTGTAGTTCCTCCGCATTGGGGTGCGGGAGCGGGAAGACCGTGAACGGGAAATCGCCGGAGTGGGATTCGCGTTGTATGCACCTAGTCGGGAAAGAGTTTTATGCCGTTGCCTTTTTCCAGAAGTCCGGCCACAGCTCCAGGAGCTTCTTCATGGCCTTGCCCCGGTGGGAGCGTCCGTTCTTGACCTCCGGGTCCAGCTCGGCCACGTGACAGCCCAGTTCCGGGTCGATGACGATGACGTCGTAACCGAAGCCGCCCTTGCCCTTATACCCGTGGCCCACCAGGATTTCGTATGCGCCGTCGGTGTCGATCTCGGCCCCGTTGGGTGCGGAGGCGGCCATGACGCAGCGGTAGCGGCCGGTGCGTTTTTCTTCAGGCACATCCTTCATCTCGGCTAGCATCTTCTCGTTGTTGGCGTGGTCGTCGCATTCTTCTCCGGCATAGCGCGCGGAATAGACGCCGGGGCGTCCGTCCAGGGCGTCGATTTCGATGCCGGAATCGTCGGCCACGGCCACCAAGCCTGTCTTCCGGGCCACGGTGCGCGCCTTGATGAACGCGTTTTCCTTGAAGGTCTCGCCGGTCTCGGGGATTTCGCCGATCTCAGGGAATTCAGCCAGGGACTTCACAGTCACGCCGAAGGGCTCCAGCATGACGGACAGTTCCCGGATCTTTCCCTTGTTGTTGGTCGCAAGGACAATGGTATCCATTGTAACGTCTCGTTCTGAAAGGGTTTATGTAAAAACACATATTGCGAAAGCCCAAGGCACAACGGCTCTCGGGGCGCTCCGCAGCTTCATGTTGAGGGAATTACTTACTCGGAGTCGGGCGCTTCCGCAACCGCAAGCAGGGGAGGAAGGGTCAGGGTGATGGTTGTGCCCGCCCCGACCTTGCTGGCCAGGTCCAGGCTGCCGCCGATCTCGTCGACGATCATCCGCGTCTGGGCCAGACCCAGTCCGGAGCCCTTGTCCTTGGTGGAGAAGAACGGGCTGAAAATCTTGTCCCTGATCTCCGGCGGGATGCCGTGCCCCGTGTCCGCCACGGAGAGGGATACACCGTCCGGGACCCGGGCTACGGCGATGCGCAGCTCGCCGCCGTCTTCCATGGCCTCCAGGCTGTTCTTGACCATGTTGCTCAGGCATTGCTTGATCAGGTCGGGGTTGGCTTTGACCAGCGGCATGTCCGGCGGCAGGTCCAGCTCGGCCCGGACGTTCTGGTTCTGGCAGGGCAGGGCCATGACGTCCATGGTCTCGCGCGCCACTATGGCCAGGTCCACCTCGGCGACCTCCACCCCGGCCGGGCGAGTGAAGCGCATCAGGCTGTTGAGGACCTGCTCCAGCCGCCGGGCTTCATCCAGGATGATCCCGAGCTTGGAGCGCACCCGCGTGTCCAGGTCGGGTTCGCGCATGAGCGAATTGGCGAAGCCGCTGATAGTGAAGAGCGGGTTGCGGATTTCATGGGCCATATAAGTGGAGAGTTCGCCGATGGAGGCGAGCCGCTCGGCCTGTTGGAGACGGTTCTCGATGGAGGCGCGGCGGGTGATGTCCCTGCGGACGGCCACCACGTGGCTGACTTCCTTGTCCTCGTCCTGCACCGGGTGGGTGTAAACGCGAAAATACTGCACCCGACCGTCGCCGTTGATCGCCGTGGTCACGGTTTCGGATGGCTGGCCGGTGCGCATTGTGGCCGCGAAAGGATCGCCGTCCCCGCCGCACTTCGGGTTGGCGGACTGGAGAAAGAGGTCGCAATAGGGCTGTCCGATGATCGTTTTCTTGGTCAGGCCGGTTCGCATCAGGACGGTCTGGTTGGCGTCGAGGACCATGCCCTTCCTGTCCAGGAACAGGATTTCATGCTCCATCTGGTCTATTATCGTCTTGAGCATGTTCTGGGTGTGGAGCAGGTCGAGCTTGCAGGCCACCCAGATCTTGTTTTCGGTCAGCAGGTTGATAAAAAAGTTGGCCGCGCCACGCTCCACGAGGACGACGGAGGGGGGAAGGTAGGTGCGCAATTCGTGGACCAGGGCCTTGCGCCCGGTGGCCTCGATGATCATGTTGATCTCCGGGTGGCTGTCGAGCATGGCCTTGTAGCCCGCGTAGGTGGGTATGGTCCGGTCGCCGTCGTGGGCCTCGGGCAGCACGGTCTCGCCGGGAAGGGCCGCCGCCACGATGCCGATCTCCTTGCGGAGTTCCTCGTTGGAACGGTCCCGGAACATCTCCCAGAACGTCAGCAGCGCGGGGATGTCCCCGATGACGCCGATGGCGAACCGTTTGTTCTGGTTGTACGTTGCGCTGAGCAAGTTGACCTCCTGCCTGGCCGTGGTGCACTCTCCACCCGGGGCGGAGAGAAATCCCTGCCCATGAACCTAATCCATTTGTCCGTTCATATCAAAGGAAATGCCATGCCTCATTCTTCCGATCCCGTCCGCGTCTACACCGTCAGCCTCGGTTGCCCCAAAAACCGGGTGGATACCGAGCGGTTGCTCGGAACCCTGGGTGAGGCCATGGTCCCGGCCGAGACCGTTGACGGGGCCGACCTGGCCCTGATCAACACCTGCGGTTTCATCCAGCCCGCCGTGGAGGAATCGGTCGCCGCCATCCTGGACGCCGTGCGCGAGGCTGACGAGGCCGCCGAAGGCCATGGAATCCGTCCCCTGGTGGCCGTGGCCGGGTGCCTGGTCTCGCGCTACGCCGAGGACCTCAAGAGCGAACTGCCCGAGGTGGACCTCTGGCTCAATACCGAGGAGATCGGCCTGTGGCCCGGTATGGTCAAGGCCGCTCTGGGCGTCGGCGTGGAAGAGGACACCCCCCGCCGTCTCTCCACCGGTCCGGGACACGCCTATCTGAAAATTTCCGAGGGATGCTCCCACGACTGCCGCTTCTGCACCATCCCCTCCATCCGGGGGCCGCACGTGAGCTGGCCCGTGGACGTGCTGCTCAAGGAGGCCGCCGAGCTCGCCCGGGCCGTGCCCGAGATCGTGGTCGTGGGCCAGGACTCCACGGCCTACGGCTCCGACCTGGGCGGGGACAACGATCTGGTCCATCTGGTCGGCGGACTGGCGAAAATCCCGGATCTGCAATGGCTGCGGCTCATGTATCTCTATCCCGCCGGGCTGACCGAGTCCCTGCTCGGGTTCCTGCGCGACGTGGGCGCGCCGTTCCTGCCCTATTTCGACATCCCGCTCCAGCACGCCCACCCCGATGTGCTCGGGGCCATGGGCCGCCCCTTTGCCCGCAACCCGGAAAAGGTCATCGACCGCGTCCGTCGTTTCTTCCCGGAGGCGGCCCTGCGCACCACCATCATCGTTGGCTACCCCGGCGAGACCGACGCCCACTTCGAGCACCTGATGCGCTTCGTGGAAAAAACCCGCTTCCATCACCTCGGCGTGTTCCCGTATTGGCCGGAAGAGGGCACGCCCGCCGCGGTCATGGACAACCAGGTGCCGGACCACGTGAAGGAGGAACGCCGGGACGCGCTCATGGCCCTGCAGGCCGACATCAGCCGCGAGATCATGGAAAGCTACGTGGGCGAGATCCTGCCCGTGCTCATCGAACGCCCCTCGCCCGAATGGCCCGGACTCTACGAAGGCCGCGCCTGGTTCCAGGCCCCGGAGGTGGACGGCGTCACCTACGTCAGCGCGCCGCCCGAGACCGGATTGACGCCCGGCACCATCATTGAAGTGGAGATCGAAGGCGCGGACACCTACGACTTGTCAGGGCTGGCTTAGCTTAGGCTAGTCCTTGATAGGGGGGGGGGCGGTTGCTCGCAACGGGCTGCCATGGGATGCGCCTTTCAAAGAGAACGAGGGTTCGGCATTTCCATCCCCAAAAGCAGGCATGAATTGGAGGGGGGCAGACCTCATGCCGCCACTTCAACGCGCCGTCGTAATTCTGCTCGACCGGACGGGGTGAGTCTGGCATTTTGGTGAATGGTTGTTTGTAGGCTGTCTGCCGGTTGAGATCGGGCAATCCCGACTTGCGCCAGTCAGAGGTGAGCGGGCAACCTCCCGGCACTGCCCAGTCGGCGCAAAAACGCGCTGTCTCATTGCACCCGGACACGATGATAGCCATGCACCACCCCCTCTCCCATACCGGGCCGAAGCCCGTGCTTCCCCGCTCCATCCGAACCTTGGGCTGGGTCAGCTTCTTTACCGACGTGGCCTCGGAAATGGTCTACCCGGTGGTGCCGTTGTTCCTGGTCTCGGCGCTCGGGGCTCCGGCCACGGTGCTCGGCGCCATGGAGGGAGTGGCCGAAGCCGTGGTCTGCGTGATGAAAGGGGCCTCCGGCTGGCACAGCGACCGCCTGGGACGGCGCGTCCCGTATATCCGCGCCGGGTACGGGCTGGGCGCCCTGTCCAAGCCGTTGCTCGCCATGGCCCTCTCCTGGCCCCTGGTCTTTGTCGCGCGCATCATCGACCGCTCGGGCAAAGGGCTGCGCACCACGGCACGAGACGCGATGATCGCGGATGCGGCACCCGCGTCGATGGGCGGGAGGGCGTATGGATTTCACCGCATGATGGACACGGCAGGGGCCATCGTGGGCGTGCTGCTGTCCATGGGGCTTCTGGCCCTGCTGCCGGGAGCGTATCGCACCATCTTTCTGCTGGCCCTGCTGCCCAACGTCGTGGCAGTCTGGCTCACCTTCCGGCTCAAGGACCGTGCGCCCGCACCTGGCAACCCGGCCCCGGGCCGTCCGCTCCGCCGGTCACTCAAAGGCCTGCCGCGCGCATACTGGCGCGCTCTGATCCTCTTGTCGCTGTTCGGCCTCGCCAACAGCACCGACGCCCTCCTTTTGCTCAGGGCAAGGAATCTTGGGCTCAGCGATCTTCAGGTAATCGGCACCTATGTCCTTTTCAATCTGATCTATGCGGTCACGGCCTATCCGGCGGGCATCCTCAGCGACCGCTTCGGCCGCTGGCGCGTCCTGCTCACCGGGTGGACCCTCTACGCCCTGACCTATTTCGGCTTTGCCCTGTCCGGCCCGGGCGGGGTCTGGCTGCTGTTTCCGGCCTACGGCCTTTACATGGGCCTGACCGAGGGGGTGGGCAAGGCGATCATCGCCTCCGGGATTCCCATGGAGCGCCGAGGCACGGCCATGGGCTTCTTTCTCATGCTCACGGGGTTGCTTACGCTGGTTGGGAATCTGGCCGCCGGGCTCGCCTGGGACCTGATCGGACCACGCGCCCCGTTCCTGATGGGCGGCGCGCTCTCGCTCCTGGCCGTGGTCGCCGCAGTGATCTTGCTTCGCAGCCGAGACGTAGCCTGACCACGCGGCAACGCTCAGGCGTGATCGGCCGGAACGATTCCCCTCCCGGGAGGAGCGTCGCTTTTGCGCGGCAGGGTGTCTGAACAGCGAGGCTCTGCTACGGAACGTCAGATGTCGATTTCGATGCCGATGGGGCAGTGATCGGAGCCCAGGATATCTGGCTCGATCCAGGCGCGGACGACCTTGTCTCGCAGCTCCTCGGAGACGAAGAAGTAGTCGATGCGCCACCCGGCGTTGTTCTTGCGGGCGTTGAATCGGTATGACCACCAGGAGTAGTGGTGCGGCCCTTCCTCGAAGAGCCGGAAGGTGTCCACGTAACCGTGCTCGATGAACTTGTCGAGCCAGGCTCGCTCCACGGGCAGGAACCCGGAGCGTTCGGCGTTGGCCTTGGGGTTCTTGAGGTCGATTTCCCTGTGTGCGGTGTTGAAATCGCCGCCGACCACGATGGGTTTGTCCCGGCGCAGTTCTTCGGCGTGGGCCAGGAAACTGTCGTAGAAGCCGAGCTTGAAATCCAGGCGCTCGTCCGACATCTGGCCGTTGGGGAAATAGATGTTGAACAGGTGGAAGTCGGGGTATTCGAGATGGAGCACGCGGCCTTCGTCCTGAAAGCGCGGGTCGGGCAGGCCTGTGTCCACGGCCAGGGGCTCGGGGTTGGCGAAGCACGCCACGCCGGAGTAGCCCTTCTTTTTCTTGGACCAGTTCCAGTAGTGATTGGAGAAGGAATCCGGTTCGCGGTCCTCCTCGCCGAGCTGATCGGGGTGGGCCTTGGTTTCCTGGAGCATGACCACGTCTGCGCCGCAGGCGTCCAGCCAGTCCCGGAAGTTCTTCTTGATCACGGCCCGGTAGCCGTTCACGTTCCACGAGTAGATGATCATGACGATACCCTTTTCATGAAAAAGGGGGGAACCGGACTGCCGGTTCCCCCCTGTCGCCGCGCGGGCGGCAAAGATTACTTTTCGTTGGGGGAGCTGACCTTGATCATGACAAGCGTGGCAATGGTCATCATTAACCCCAGGAAAAACCAGAAATAACCCATCATCCTTCTAACCTCCGTTGAGTCTCTGTCAATGAGTCAGCCAATAGCAGAAACCGGGGTGGATGAAAAGGGTGCTTTCGCGGTCCGGACGGCTAAGGCTCGATGGTGGTGCCCAGCACTTCCAGGAACTTGCGCATCCATTCGGGGTGGGCGGGCCAGGCCGGGGCGGTGACGAGCTTGCCGTCCACGCAGGCTGAGCTGAAGGTCTCGTTGGGTTCGCACCAGGTGCCGCCCGAGCCCTCGATGTCCGGCCTGACCGCGGGGTAGGCGGAGCAGGACTTGCCCTTGACCACATCTGCGGCGGTAAGCAGTTGCGGGCCGTGGCAGATGGCAGCGATGGGCTTGTCCGCGTCGGCGAAGTGGCGCACGCAGGCAATGACCGCCGGGTCCAGGCGCAGGTATTCGGGTGCGCGTCCGCCGGGGATGACCAGGGCGTCGTAGTCTGCGGCCTTGATGTCATCGAAGGTGGTGGTGATCATGAAGTTGTGTCCGGGCTTCTCCGAGTAGGTCTGGTGGCCCTCGAAGTCGTGCACGGCGGTGGCCACGGTCTCGCCCGCTTTCTTGCCCGGGCAGACCGAGTGGACCTCGTGTCCGGCCATGAGCAGCATCTGGAAAGGCACCATGGCCTCATAGTCTTCGACGAAATCACCGACCAGCAGCAGAATCTTTTTCACAGACATGTTTTCCTCCATAGATGGGATTGGTAGCCTCCTATGTGATCAAACAGATGTTTTTTGTCAACGCCCCGGTGTGAAAGTCCGGTGAAGGTCGCAGCTTGCTCTCCTCCCCGGTCTGCCGTAAGACCGGCCCATGACATCCAGCGACATTCTCATCCTCGGCGCCGGGGCCTCCGGGCTCTACTGCGCCATGCACGCGGCCCGCAGGGGCCGCACGGTAACGGTTCTCGACCACGGGAAGAAGCCGGCCCGCAAGGTCCGCGTGGCCGGCGGCGGCAAGGCCAACTTCACCAACCTGTCGGTGGAGCCGGAGAATTTTCTCTGCCGCAATCCCCACTTCGTCAAATCCGCTCTGGCGCGGCACACCAACTGGGACGTGATCGCCTTTTTCGCGGAGCACGGCATCAGCTACGAGGAACGCGACCACGGGCGGCTCTTCAGCCGGGAGGGTGCGGGCAGGATGGCGGGCATCCTTGCCGACCAGTGCCACCGGCTCGGCGTGGAGCTGGTTTCGGAGCGACCCATCGACTCCGTAGAAGGGACGGGCCCGTTTCGGGTGCGCTCCGGCGACGAGGCCTGGAAGGCGGACAAGTTGGTGCTGGCCCTTGGCGGTCCGTCCTGGCCCCAGGTAGGGGCGACAGACCTGGGGTTCCGGCTGGCCAAACAGTTCGGTCTGCCTGTGGTGAGGCCGAGGCCCGGCCTGGTTCCGCTGGTTTTTCCCCGGTCGCGGCGCGCCATGTGCGAGGATCTGGCGGGCAACGCGTTGCCCGTGACCATATCCTGCGACGGCCACGCCTTTTCCGATGCCCTGCTGTTCACTCACAAGGGCGTGTCCGGCCCGGCTGTCCTCCAGATTTCCTCCCATTGGCGAGAGGGGAAAGCCGTGCTTGTGGACTTCCTGCCCGGAGACCCCATGGAGGAGCTGGTGGAGGCGAATCGCGGTGCCAATACCCGGTTTCGCACGTTCCTGGGCAGGATGCTGCCCAAACGGCTTGTAGCCCATCTCGTGTCCGGCGAGCTGGCGGAGACGCCGGTGAGCCAGTTGTCCAAGGCCCAGATAGAGGCGGCGGCCAACCGGGTGCACCGCTTCCGCATCGTTCCGGCTTCCACCGAGGGCTATGCCAAGGCCGAGGTCACGGTGGGCGGGGTGGACACGGACGCCATTTCGTCCAAGACCTTCGAGGCCGTGGACGTGCCGGGCCTGCACGTCATCGGCGAGACCCTGGACGTGACCGGCCACCTGGGCGGCTATAATCTGCAGTGGGCCTTTTCTTCAGGGGCGGCCTGCGCGGAGACGCTGTAGCCGAACGAGCTAAGGGAAAAGCTGGACTTTTCATCGAAAAACGCGGGATACTGGCGCGAGAAGAAACCACGCCTGTGGAAAACCGGCCCCTGAAACCGGGGCGCAGCCAGTCCATCACATCATGACGAAACACTGCTTCCGACTTCTTCTGCTGTCTTTGGTGGTACTCACGGCCACCGTGCTTCCCGCCGCTGCGGCGGGCAGGATCTACGAGGAACTTGCCGGCAAGTATCTTGTTCGCGGCTGGGACCCCGGCCACAAGCCCGAGGGAAAGCCCGACTATGAGGGCTGGGCCGTGCTCGAGGTCTGGGGAGACGTCCTGCACTACCGGGGCTACATGGACGAAATGACCTATGCCGGGGCCGGAATCTATGACGCACGCGGCGAGACCCTGAGCCTCTCCTTTACCAACGGCGACGGCTCGGAGCGGGGGATTACCGTGCTGCGCCATGCAGAGGGCGTTCTGGCAGGGAAGTGGACCACGGACAACGGCGGCGAGGGCAGGACCGGCACCGAAATCTGGACAAAATGGGGGCAGGAACAATGAAGACCAAGGAAGCTTACCGCTGCGCCTCCTGCGGAGCCCAGTCACCGCGCTGGCAAGGGCAATGCCCCTCCTGCAAGGAGTGGAACACCCTGGAGCCCGTGACCGTGACCAAGACGACCTCCCGGCCCGTCGGGGCCGCTGCGGCGCAGGACGCACCTCGGCCGCTGGAGGAGCTGGCCTCCGAGGACCTGCATTCCCGCCCGTCGGGCATCGACTCACTGGACGAGCTGCTCGGCTCCGGCCTGGTGCCGGGCGCGGCCATCCTGCTGGGCGGCGAGCCGGGCATCGGCAAGTCCACGCTGCTGTTGCAACTGGCGGGCAGCCAGTCCCGGCTCGGGCATACGGCGGTCTATCTTTCCGGTGAGGAATCCCTGCCCCAGCTCCGCTCCCGCGCCGACCGCCTCGGGTTGCTCGGGCCCGGCCTGCTGGCCCTCTCCACCAACAAGGTGGAGGACGCCCTGGCCATTCTCGACGGCCCGGAACCGCCTGAACTGCTCATCGTGGACTCGGTCCAGACCCTGGCCTCGCCCCTGGCAGAGGGCATCCCCGGTTCGGTCAGCCAAGTGCGCGCCGTGGCCGGTGAGCTGGTGGAGAAGACCAAGAGGAGCGGCACCACGCTGATTCTGGTGGGCCACGTGACCAAGGACGGCCAGATCGCCGGACCCAAGCTGCTGGAACACATGGTGGACACGGTCCTCTACCTGGAAGGCGACCGGAAACATTTTTCCCGAATTTTACGAGTGCTCAAGAACCGGTTCGGCCCCAGCGACGAGCTGGTGGTCTTCACCATGAAGGAGAAGGGGCTGGAAGTGGTGGAAGACCCGGCCACGTTCTTTCTCGGCGCGCGGGACCCGTCTCTGTCCGGTACGGCCATGGCCATGGCCGTGGACGGTCAGCGTCCCTTTGCCGTGGAGGTCCAGGCCCTGGTCTCCAAGTCCTTCCTGTCCATCCCCCGGCGGACGGCCCTCGGGTTCGACACCAACCGGCTGAATCTGCTCCTGGCCGTGCTGGAGAAGCGGCTTCGGCTCAACCTGTCCGGTTACGACATCTACGCCAAGATTTCCGGCGGCCTGGCCACACGCGACCCCGGCCTGGACCTGGCGGTTATCTCGGCCATTCTCTCCTCTTTCTATGATCAGCCCCTGCCCGAATCTTCGGTCTTCTGGGGCGAGATCGACCTCAACGGGCAGGTGCGTCCGGTGGCGGCCCACGATGTCCGGCTCAAGCAGGCCGGGCGGCTCGGGCATGATCCGGTCTGCCACAGCGGGAATTGCCCCACCCTGGCCGACCTCCAACGCATGCTCTTCGGCAGGAACGGATGATCTCCTAGTCCCCGGCGTGGAGGGGGAGGAGAAAGTGGAAGGAGGCCCCTCCGTCCTCGGGGGATTCGGCCCAGAACTTGCCGCCGTAGTGGGTTATGATCTGATGGCAGATGGGGAGCCCCAGGCCGGTGCCGCTTTCCTGTATCAGGGGCTGGGCGCCCTGGTAGTACTGCTCGAAAATGCGGTCGATCTCCTGCTTTGAGATGCCCCTGCCGGTGTCGGTCACGCGCGCCTCGGCCCAGCGGCCGTCCCGGATGCCCACGGCCAGTTCGACCCGTCCTTTTTCCGTGAATTTTGCCGCGTTGTTCAGCAGGTTGATGAAGACCTGCTTGATCCTGTCGCTATCGGCCCTGACCGGGATGGGGTCGGTGTAGAGGATGTGCCCCAGCTCCACCTGCGGCTTGGCGGCAAACTGCCCCTTCATGGCCTCGGCCGAGGCCCTCGCCACTTCGTTGAGGTCGAATACCTCATCGTTCCAGGTCATCTTTCCCGATCCGATCTTCTCCAGGTCGAGCAGGTTGTCGATGAGCCGCTTGAGCCGCAGCCCCTCGTCGGTGATGATGGACGCGTTGGATTCCATCCTGGTAATCACCCTCCTGGTTTGCGGGAGTGTCTCGCAGGTGAGGGTTCGGACGTTGGCCGCGTCCCGGCGGATAAGGCTGGCGAAGCCGAGGATAGACGTCAGCGGGGTCCGCAATTCGTGTGAGACCGCCGACATGAAGTCATTCTTGAGCTTGACGCCTTCCTCCAATCTGCGGTTGGCCTCCAGCAGCTCTTCCGTCCGTCTGGCCACCCTGTATTCGAGGTTCGCGCTCGCTTCGCACAGCTCCCGCTCGATCTCCTTCTGTCGTGTGATGTCCCAGAACATGCCCATGACGCCGATGGTGCGCCCTTCCTCGTCGCGCAGGGGGGCCTTGACCACCTCGATCCACTTGGAGCCGCCGTCCGGGCGGACATGCCGCTCCTGGCAGTTGAAAATCTCCCCCGTGGCTGCCACCCATTCGTCGTCACTCCGGTATTTTTTCGCCGCTTCCGGGGCATGCAGGTCATAGTCGTTCTTTCCTCGCAATTCCTCCAGAGAGAGATGCATGGCTTTGCAGTATGCGGGATTGCCATACAGAAAGTTGCCGCCGAGGTCCTTGCAGAACACGGCATGGGGAATGGAGTTGGCCAGGTGGGCGAAGTTGGCTTCACGGGCGGGGAGAAGGGCGGCGACTCCCGGGAGGCCGGACGTTTCCGTCTCCAAGCCTTTCCGGGCGGCCGACAAGAAGAGGATTTTCCAGCGTCGGTGCTCCGCCTCCGTTATGCCGTTGGCTTCCAGCAGCTCCGTTTCGGGAGTGCCTTGGAGTCCCTCCAGGACGATTCGGTAAATCTCGCTCGGCGTCTTGGAGTCTTGCATGCCCGCTACCACCGTTGTAAAGCAAGTAGGATCAGGGGAGATTCCCTACTTCTGAAGTTACGCCAAACTCCCCGTCCTGTCGAATCAGGTGATTTCTCGAGGAAAAAGGCATACAAGGCATGTCTCGGAGACCAAAAATAACAGGAACTCCGTGCATGTCCCCTTCAAACAGTGTATGATAGGTGGCCGGTATGACGCAAATGCAGACGTATTACGATATAGCAAGCCGTTGCCCATGACGGGCAACCCGGAGGAAGACATGGCTGACATCCTCGACTGGACCAACGCGGCCCTGAACGATCTGGACATGAACGCCTACGCTGAGCGGGCTGATGAAATGGCCGGACGCCTGTCGGCGGAGACCTCGGCCGGGCGGCTGCCCTTCCTGACCATGCCCTACGAGGCCGGACTCAGGCGGGAACTCGAAGAGCTTAGGGAATATCTTCATGATTTCGAGCACATGCTGTTGCTCGGCATCGGTGGCTCGGCCTTGGGCGCGCGGGCGCTTCAGAGGGCGTTCTTTCCCCAGCAGGACCAGCCCGGGCACACGGGGCAGTCCCTGTGGATCGCCGACAATGTGGACGCCTACGCCCTGGAGGCCTATCTGGCCAAGCTCCCGCCAGAAAAGACCGTGGTCGTCACGGTCTCCAAGTCCGGCGGCACCATCGAGACGGTGGGCCAGTATTTCATTCTCAAGCAGTGGGCGCAGAAAAGCCTGGGCGATGCCTGGAGCGACCACATGCTTCTGGTCACCGACGCCAAGCAGGGCTTCTTGCGGGGTGAAGTGGAGCGTTACGGCATCAAGGCCCTGCCTGTTCCCGACAACCTCGGCGGGCGCTACTCGGTGCTTTCGGCCGTGGGCCTGATCCCGGCCCTGTTCCTGGGCATCGACGTGGAAGCGCTCCTGTCCGGGGCGCGCAAGGTGGCGGCCCCCCTGGCGCAGGACGACCTTACCGGCGAACAGCTGGCCGCGCATCCCGCGTTCCAGCTAGCCTGCTGGGGGGCGGCGCTGCAGGACAAAGGGTTTGATGAGATGATCTTTTTCGCCTATATCCCTCTCTGGGCCAGTTTCGGAGACTGGTTCGCCCAGCTCTGGGCCGAGTCCCTGGGCAAGGAGGGCAAGGGGAGCCAGCCTGTTCCGGCCACCGGCGTGACCGATCAGCACTCCGTGAACCAGATGTTCATGGACGGCATTCGCAACAAGGCGTGCCTCTTCCTGACCTGCCCGAACCTGCCGTCCGGGCCGAGATTCCCGGCGGACCTGCCGGACCAGTTCGGTTACGTCCGTGGCAAGGACTTCGGGAAACTCCTCCAGGCGGAAGGATTGGGCACGCGCATGGCCCTGGCCGCAAGCGGCGTGCCCCTGGTGGAAATCAGTCTGGGCGAAGACTCTCCCGAACAGGCAGGCAAGCTGATCGCGCTGCTGGGCGCGGCCACTATCCTGACCGGCTGGCTCATGGGCATCAACCCCCTGGATC encodes the following:
- a CDS encoding PAS domain-containing sensor histidine kinase, encoding MQDSKTPSEIYRIVLEGLQGTPETELLEANGITEAEHRRWKILFLSAARKGLETETSGLPGVAALLPAREANFAHLANSIPHAVFCKDLGGNFLYGNPAYCKAMHLSLEELRGKNDYDLHAPEAAKKYRSDDEWVAATGEIFNCQERHVRPDGGSKWIEVVKAPLRDEEGRTIGVMGMFWDITRQKEIERELCEASANLEYRVARRTEELLEANRRLEEGVKLKNDFMSAVSHELRTPLTSILGFASLIRRDAANVRTLTCETLPQTRRVITRMESNASIITDEGLRLKRLIDNLLDLEKIGSGKMTWNDEVFDLNEVARASAEAMKGQFAAKPQVELGHILYTDPIPVRADSDRIKQVFINLLNNAAKFTEKGRVELAVGIRDGRWAEARVTDTGRGISKQEIDRIFEQYYQGAQPLIQESGTGLGLPICHQIITHYGGKFWAESPEDGGASFHFLLPLHAGD
- the radA gene encoding DNA repair protein RadA, whose translation is MKTKEAYRCASCGAQSPRWQGQCPSCKEWNTLEPVTVTKTTSRPVGAAAAQDAPRPLEELASEDLHSRPSGIDSLDELLGSGLVPGAAILLGGEPGIGKSTLLLQLAGSQSRLGHTAVYLSGEESLPQLRSRADRLGLLGPGLLALSTNKVEDALAILDGPEPPELLIVDSVQTLASPLAEGIPGSVSQVRAVAGELVEKTKRSGTTLILVGHVTKDGQIAGPKLLEHMVDTVLYLEGDRKHFSRILRVLKNRFGPSDELVVFTMKEKGLEVVEDPATFFLGARDPSLSGTAMAMAVDGQRPFAVEVQALVSKSFLSIPRRTALGFDTNRLNLLLAVLEKRLRLNLSGYDIYAKISGGLATRDPGLDLAVISAILSSFYDQPLPESSVFWGEIDLNGQVRPVAAHDVRLKQAGRLGHDPVCHSGNCPTLADLQRMLFGRNG
- a CDS encoding glucose-6-phosphate isomerase, yielding MADILDWTNAALNDLDMNAYAERADEMAGRLSAETSAGRLPFLTMPYEAGLRRELEELREYLHDFEHMLLLGIGGSALGARALQRAFFPQQDQPGHTGQSLWIADNVDAYALEAYLAKLPPEKTVVVTVSKSGGTIETVGQYFILKQWAQKSLGDAWSDHMLLVTDAKQGFLRGEVERYGIKALPVPDNLGGRYSVLSAVGLIPALFLGIDVEALLSGARKVAAPLAQDDLTGEQLAAHPAFQLACWGAALQDKGFDEMIFFAYIPLWASFGDWFAQLWAESLGKEGKGSQPVPATGVTDQHSVNQMFMDGIRNKACLFLTCPNLPSGPRFPADLPDQFGYVRGKDFGKLLQAEGLGTRMALAASGVPLVEISLGEDSPEQAGKLIALLGAATILTGWLMGINPLDQPAVELGKRLAKARMDADGLEEEKADLAAYLTAERDIREF
- a CDS encoding NAD(P)/FAD-dependent oxidoreductase, with translation MTSSDILILGAGASGLYCAMHAARRGRTVTVLDHGKKPARKVRVAGGGKANFTNLSVEPENFLCRNPHFVKSALARHTNWDVIAFFAEHGISYEERDHGRLFSREGAGRMAGILADQCHRLGVELVSERPIDSVEGTGPFRVRSGDEAWKADKLVLALGGPSWPQVGATDLGFRLAKQFGLPVVRPRPGLVPLVFPRSRRAMCEDLAGNALPVTISCDGHAFSDALLFTHKGVSGPAVLQISSHWREGKAVLVDFLPGDPMEELVEANRGANTRFRTFLGRMLPKRLVAHLVSGELAETPVSQLSKAQIEAAANRVHRFRIVPASTEGYAKAEVTVGGVDTDAISSKTFEAVDVPGLHVIGETLDVTGHLGGYNLQWAFSSGAACAETL
- a CDS encoding DJ-1/PfpI family protein, producing the protein MSVKKILLLVGDFVEDYEAMVPFQMLLMAGHEVHSVCPGKKAGETVATAVHDFEGHQTYSEKPGHNFMITTTFDDIKAADYDALVIPGGRAPEYLRLDPAVIACVRHFADADKPIAAICHGPQLLTAADVVKGKSCSAYPAVRPDIEGSGGTWCEPNETFSSACVDGKLVTAPAWPAHPEWMRKFLEVLGTTIEP